TAACTAtggttaaaaaaagaagaagaagaagaagggaaaagaaaaaacagataaatttgttatattcttttttctctttatacaTGCAGTGTGATCCTAGGCTGCATGCATCACTTGAACATAAAGACAATCAAGCAGTTCCATCAGTACAGAGCCATTGACCCACAAAGATGGCATCACAGTTGAGATTCGGATTAATGGAAGAGAAGAATTCAAGGGTCAGATCGAACTGGGCAGCAAGGCTTGTACAAGTATCCCCATCTTGTGCACCATAAACTGAATCACATTCTGGAGTTGATTTGGCATTCCCAAATCCAACTACATTCACGATGTAAAACAAGAAACCTAAGATATAAAAGACATTATGATTTAACATGAAAATGAAATGTTAAGTTGCGATGAACTTACTGCTAATCTTTCTACTCTGAGCAGTGGAGATCATGACAAAAAGAGAGAGCATAATGGCCAACTTAAGAAGCATTGATGCCTTGTTATTAAACTTGGCCATTCCCACTTTGTTCTCACTTTAATACTTAAATTTGAAAAGCTGTATGTATTAGTTTTAGGTATGCGTTGTCTCTTGAGTAAGGTCCTATTTATATGGAAGAAAGCGCATTGAGAAAACCAGCATTTCTTGGCATTGCATTTCCTTGTAGACAAGCCGGCTTCTCTAATATTCTATTTAcacattattaattaataaaaaacaatattaattaattaaagggCAAAAAGTAAGGATAAGTTTCTGAATTTTTAATCGAAGTAATTTATAATaacatctaaaattaattagatctTACGCCAGGGTGAAATAAACAAAGCTagtttcaattatataattctcctgttttttaaattttagaagtgtaattaaactattttaaaatttaattgcttAATCGCGTATTTGATCCGTATTTtctacttaattaaaaatttatgtggcaatatattattttaagtaaTATATCAAAGAGTCTCTTTCAACAATTATCATAAAGACAAGTACTTCACAACTTAGGATAATTGAATTTTTGATCCAATtctatgttttatttataaaacacaataaaaactCTTACCTTGGCCATGTCGAATTGATATACTTTATATGtaatatttcaaaagattAGAACTTCACATCAGATCGGGTCTCTATGTCCATGAAATTATGGTAAACTTACACTATATCCATGAAAATGCAAGTAAACTGATCAAATTACCAACATGATAAGATGGTTAAACACATTGAAAACTGAAGAAAATTACTTTAACCAATTGAATAGAGGAAATAACCACAGATATATATGTTGTAAATAAACTATAGGATTATATGACATTGTTGAATGTAAACAAGGCTTATAATtactttaaagaaaagaaaagagaaagcgACGTATCTCGGTTCAACTCGGTCAATATCGAGTTTAACTTCATTAAATAAGATGAAATTAGTTTTTCGAAATAACTGTGATGTTTAATTTAGCATTTTGTATAAATACTAATGAGATGCATTAGTAGTGGAACTCTTagtaaataaaacaaatcatATTAACTGAACTGcattgaaaaagaaagttaCTAAACACTTTGGTTAGGTTAGTTCATCTTCAAAATCTTAGTACTTGAATCAGAAAGAGGTCTGACTTGAAAGGCACCCACATGATGTAACGAAGtaatcatataaataaataaaaagagaattcttttctaaatttagtatatattcttacttatatattaaactgatagataattgacatatatttatttattttaaataataaaatatatatcaattatttaatattaaaatataaaatatttatatatatatatatatgcttgaTAGACAAGAAtcttaccaaaaaaaaaacaaatggTTGATATATGTTGCCACTTTCTACTCACAAGGCACATATAATTTAGAAGCTGTATCAGTGAGAACAAAGCCCAAAATTAATGTTAGTCCATTTAGAACAAAAGCCCAAATTACCAAATTCTTGTATCTTGATGTCTTCTAGGATTGCTTATATATGATATGCTAAAACTAAGAGGTGGTTTGGTGGGtgaaaaaatggtgaaagtgaaaatggaactaaattttttatgatgttGTTATTTGGTtggttaaaaattattcatgaGTCATAATGATATTTCTCGGTCAATGAGAATTACATATTCCCTCCTCTCTTATACGAGacgtattttttatttttataaaaatcaaataaaatttattataaatagtcaaacaagtgaaataatattattatttaaatatttattgcatattataataatcaaatcccattattaatatcaatgataaataaaatttgattcccattctatattgaataaaaaaaaacataaaaataataattattcatattttttctacGGAGAGATTTCGGTTTCTATTCCggattttaaatcaaatgggTCTAAACTAGTaatgaagaacaaagaaaGCATCAAGTAGCAACCtatttctgattttttttttttttaaatttagttgtGTACTATaaaccaaattaaattaaattacaaacacaaatatttaaatcaatgtGGGgacaatttgataaaatatagtaGATGTCGTTAGCTAAGTTCTTATTATGTAATACAAAATGTCAAAAAGGTATTTGGTTAATTGTGTGTGTCTAGATGTATATATTATGTGAAAGATTGGGAGGTAGATGAAGAAGACATTGGACATGGGAGTAGCTTAAAATCACCCATCTCTTCACGTGAAAATATGTCAGTTTATGGTTTGGCCTAATTCATATCCTCAATCACCAATGACCCATAATATTCGTTGCATCCCCATGTGTTTgtgtttgataaataatataactatGACTTTAATGCATTTTTGTTCACCCCAATTTAACTCTTTCATGCTGCGGGCAGATGGTTGATGGACGTCTTTGTTTCTTTAGTCATGTGTcttgaattatataagatgagtatttctctttttatattcgctataaaaatataaaaattacaccGTAAGAATTCATTTAATGTAATGAAAAAGGATTcgaataatttaatttaatagtaacgtgagattattttaaaaatgggCATTACAATTTGTtaacaataattttcttatataatcaacataataattgaaaagtaTAGGACAAAAGGATAAAATTCTTTTCCTAACTTGTAGTTGATGACTAAATAAGTCTaatttcaacttttttaataaatagacctataatttctatttaaaaactaaataaatctaaattttgagTAAAACTAATGAATTTGATGGCAATAGTGTTAATGATGGTTCGACAAAGTCGACTATGATAGTAAAATAGAgacaaaaattattaattttgatttttaaaataaaataatatataaaattttaaaaattgaaattgaaattttattttgaatattaagaattattatttgtttaaatttaatttaatttaattaataagtatgATAGAcactttcataatttttttaatatctagatttatttattaaaatagttatCATTTCATTGGTATTTCACCCTTTATCCCAAAAGTATGAATTGGCACCATTATTTCAGCTTTCTTTGGGTAGATTAAGTGTTATATCTAGATTTTAGTGGTTCTAAACAAGGAGAATGAGTGTGATTATTTTGCTTATGGTACTAGTGAGTAACATGTTCGAGTCCCATAATCAAGGAAATTAAGtagatattataatataagGTGCATctgaattgaattaaatatatagtattattaagttataattaaGCTGACTAAGCTCTTAATAATCATGTGAATTACGTACGTAAAGCAAAATGTAAATGGGCAAAAGCACATGACTCTGCAACTAATACACTTTTTGAGCCACACTCCTTGTGCATGATCATGCTCTACTCTTTGTTTACTCTATGCACGCACCTCATTATGCAAATGTCTTAGGTCTTCAATACTGCGGTCATATACCGTATAGCATTTGAgacttgttctttttttttttttttttaatgttttgtgTCATTGAGCCTTTCATATTTTATCCGAAAAAGGAGGAACTGTAGAATACCCATTACCAATCACTCAAAACCTACAAGATAAGAAGAAATTTGATGGGCTAATCTTGGATGTTGGTCTATTTTCATTAGATGCGATATTAacagtaaaagaaaaacaagaatcTGGAAGACATACGCATAATAGCCTAATTGAAAATGGCAATCTATTaacaaattgaataattaCACTTTGCCATGTGGGTTATGTCACTAAAAGGAAATGaaatacatcaaaaactcCGCCAATTGAGATATCTCTCTCTTCAGTTCAGAGCACACCACTTGCCACTTCCGATTATTTCTTTGTTCCCAACTTCCCTCCCTGGGTCATCTCCCCCATCCCACACCCTCTCTTTAGATATCTCcaccaattaataaataaacccaAAACAAAAGCAATTTTCAGAGGGACCAAAaataatacttaataataataataataataataataaataacaacaaattctctttttcttttctttactttctttcttttgtttctattCTTATTATCTAGTCAATAGGTGGAAAATAAAGAGATGGGTGTGAACCGATAAGTGATAACTAAGACAGGGTGTTGTAGTCATCCAGCCAAGaggatttatttatttatttttgttttttgttttctttggtTCTGTTCTTTTTCAAGTGTATTAGATTTCTTGGGTGTTATCTTGGGAGTTTAGAGGGAAACAAGTGTCTTCTCCACCGGTGTTCCATAGGAAATGAGCATAATTGCCTGCATAGTATGTGTTTGTAGGATCAGCGTTAATGGCTTCCAAGAAAGTTTCCTCTGCTGCCCACAGATCATTTCTCACTCTCCATAGAAAGCTTGCATATTTACTGTATGCTTCAGCGTCTGGTGGCTCCACTGCTATTGCTCTCTTAAAGTACTCCTCTGCTCTGTTCACATACAGAGAAGAAAAAACGTCACATTCA
The Ricinus communis isolate WT05 ecotype wild-type chromosome 1, ASM1957865v1, whole genome shotgun sequence DNA segment above includes these coding regions:
- the LOC125369443 gene encoding uncharacterized protein LOC125369443; the protein is MAKFNNKASMLLKLAIMLSLFVMISTAQSRKISIGFGNAKSTPECDSVYGAQDGDTCTSLAAQFDLTLEFFSSINPNLNCDAIFVGQWLCTDGTA